Proteins co-encoded in one Syngnathoides biaculeatus isolate LvHL_M chromosome 22, ASM1980259v1, whole genome shotgun sequence genomic window:
- the dlx4b gene encoding homeobox protein Dlx4b: MMSTALMPDTLNGPDPSKSAFLEFGHGHPAQQTRSPARLPAHVYPVQGFHAAGHPQHDGSFPAGASSYGRPLGYAYPGASNPHPPSAYMHYQQHNSSNSSLGSLHDRSEHADHDKSPALDGRDARLNGKGKKTRKPRTIYSSLQLQALHQRFQQTQYLALPERADLAAKLGLTQTQVKIWFQNKRSKYKKVMRHGSGPEGEHLSSTSSASPCSPHGMAQLWDVSAASKAAGPVYPNNYMNPLGHWYPNQHPHHQEAMSRHPMM, encoded by the exons ATGATGTCTACGGCTCTCATGCCTGACACTCTCAATGGCCCCGACCCGTCCAAATCGGCCTTTCTCGAGTTTGGACACGGCCACCCGGCTCAGCAGACGCGCTCTCCGGCGAGGCTCCCGGCTCACGTTTACCCCGTGCAAGGCTTCCACGCCGCCGGCCACCCGCAGCACGACGGCTCCTTCCCGGCCGGCGCGTCGTCCTATGGCCGCCCTTTGGGCTACGCCTACCCCGGCGCCTCGAATCCGCACCCCCCGTCTGCTTACATGCACTACCAGCAGCacaacagcagcaacagcagcttAGGCAGCCTGCACGACCGATCGGAGCACGCAG ATCACGACAAGTCCCCCGCGCTGGACGGCAGGGACGCGCGTTTGAACGGCAAAGGGAAGAAGACCAGGAAACCCCGAACCATCTACTCCAGCCTGCAGCTGCAGGCCCTGCACCAGCGCTTCCAGCAGACCCAGTACTTGGCCCTCCCGGAACGCGCGGACCTGGCGGCCAAACTGGGACTCACTCAGACTCAG GTGAAAATCTGGTTTCAGAACAAGCGCTCCAAGTACAAAAAGGTCATGAGGCACGGGAGCGGACCGGAGGGGGAACACCTGAGCAGCACCAGCTCGGCGTCGCCCTGCTCCCCCCACGGGATGGCGCAACTTTGGGACGTGTCCGCGGCCTCCAAAGCGGCCGGCCCGGTGTACCCCAACAATTACATGAACCCTTTGGGCCACTGGTACCCCAACCAACATCCCCACCACCAGGAAGCCATGTCGAGGCACCCCATGATGTGA